The genome window CCCCGGCCCTGCGCCCGCAGCATGCCCGCCGCCGGGCCGAGCGCCGCCCTCCCCCAGGAGCTCGAGGAGGCGACGCTGCCGCCGGCCGCGGGGCCGCGGCTGCGAGGGTAGCGGGGCCGGAGCCGGGCACCCCGAGGCGCCGCGCGGCAGGCGGAGAGGGAGGAGGCGCAGGCATCCTCCGCGGCGCGCGGGCGGCGGCCCTGCTGTCCGGCGCGCCCATGGCCCGGTCGCAGGGAGAATGCGAGCTGCCCTGCACGCGCTCGGCGCCCCCCAGAGCAGCTCGCGTAGccgtcgccgccgccgccccccAGCCGCGGGCGCTCGGCCACTGGCTGCGCTAGGACCCGCGGCCGCTGGCCGCCAAGAGCGGGAGGGCCCGGGGCGCGGCGCGGCATGTAGCTGCGGGCTCCCGCGACCGCGTGAGGCTGTTGGCCCGGGGCCCCGCCATGGCTGGGATGGACAGTGGCAACCTGAAGACGGCGAGGCTGTGGCGGGACGCCGCCCTGCGTGCCAGGAAGCTGCGGAGCAACCTGCGCCAGCTCACGCTCAGCGCCGCCGGGGCCTGCCCCGGGGCCGGGGCCGACGCGCTCGAGTCCCCCGCCTCCCCCCAGCTCGTGCTGCCGGCCAACCTCGGAGACATTGAGGCGCTGAACCTGGGGAACAACGGCCTGGAGGAGGTACCCGAGGGGCTGGGGTCGGCGCTGGGCAGCCTGCGCGTCCTGGTCCTGCGCAGGAACCGCTTCGCCCGGCTGCCCCCGGCGGTGGCCGAGCTCGGCCACCACCTCACCGAGCTGGACGTGAGCCACAACCGGCTGACCGCCCTGGGCGCGGAGGTGGTGAGTGCTCTGAGGGAGCTGCGGAAGCTCAACCTCAGCCACAACCAGCTGCCCGCTCTGCCCGCCCAGCTGGGCGCTCTCGCCCAGCTGGAGGAGCTGGATGTCAGCTTTAACCGGCTGACGCACCTGCCCGactccctctcctgcctctcccGCCTGCGCACCCTGGACGTGGATCACAACCAGCTCACTGCCTTCCCCCGACAGCTGCTGCAGCTGGTGGCCCTGGAGGAGCTGGACGTGTCCAGCAACCGACTGCGAGGCCTGCCTGAGGATATCAGTGCCCTGTGTGCCCTCAAGATTCTTTGGCTGAGTGGAGCTGAGCTTGGCACGCTGCCCGCCGGTTTCTGCGAGCTGGCCAGTTTGGAGAGCCTCATGCTAGACAACAACGGACTGCAGGCTCTGCCCGCCCAGTTCAGCCGCCTGCAGCGGCTCAAAATGCTCAACCTCTCTTCCAACCTCTTGGAGGAGTTCCCTGCCGCGCTGCTGCCCCTGGCTGGTCTGGAGGAGCTCTATCTTAGTCGCAACCAGCTCACCTCGGTGCCATCCCTTATCTCGGGCCTGGACCGGCTTCTTACCCTGTGGCTGGATAATAACCGCATCCGCTACCTGCCGGACTCCATCGTGGAGCTGACGGGACTGGAGGAGCTCGTGCTGCAGGGGAACCAGATCGCGGTGCTGCCCGACAACTTTGGCCAGCTCTCCCGGGTGGGCTTGTGGAAGATCAAGGACAACCCACTGATCCAGCCACCCTACGAGGTCTGCATGAAGGGGATCCCCTACATCGCAGCCTACCAGAAGGAACTGGCTCATTCCCAGCCGGCAGTGCAGCCCCGGCTCAAGCTGCTCCTGATGGGGCATAAGGCTGCAGGAAAGACTTTGCTGCGCCACTGCCTCACTGAGGAGAGAGTGGAGGGATGTCCAGGAGGAGGGGACAAGGAGAAGTGCTACCCACCATCACCTCCCCCTGTGAGCAAGGGCATCGAGGTGACCAGCTGGACGGCCGATGCCTCCCGGGGACTGCGGTTCATCGTGTATGACTTAGCTGGGGATGAAAGTTACGAGGTGATCCAGCCCTTCTTCCTGTCCCCAGGCGCCCTATACGTGCTGGTGGTCAACTTGGCCACCTATGAGCCTCGCCGCTTTTCCACCACCGTGGGCTCCTTCTTGCATCGGGTCGGGGCGAGAGTGCCCCACGCGGTAGTGTGCATCGTGGGCACCCACGCGGACCTGTGCGGAGAGCGTGAGCTGGAGGAGAAGTGTCTGGACATTCACCGCCAGATCGCCCTGCAGGAGAAGCACGACGCGGAGGGGCTGAGCCGCTTGGCCCAGGTGGTGGATGAGGCACTGGCCTGGGACTTCGAGCTACGCTCTGCCAGCCCCCACGCAGCCTACTACGGCGTTTCGGACAAGAACCTTCGACGGCGCAAGGCCCATTTCCAATACCTGCTCAACCACCGGCTGCAGATCCTCTCCCCCGTGTTGCCTGTTAGCTGCAGGGACCCGCGCCACTTACAACGCCTTCGGGACAAGTTGCTGTCAGTTGCTGAGCACCGAGAAATCTTCCCCAACTTACACAGAGTACTGCCTCGATCCTGGCAGGTGCTGGAGGAACTGCATTTCCAGCCACCTCAGGCCCAGAGACTGTGGCTAAGCTGGTGGGACTCGGCGCGCCTGGGCCTGCAGGCGGGTCTGACCGAGGACCGACTGCAGAGTGCCCTCTCTTACCTGCATGAGAGCGGCAAGCTACTTTACTTTGAGGACAGTCCGGCCCTCAAGGAGCACGTCTTCCACAACCTCACCCGCCTCATCGACATCCTCAATGTCTTTTTCCAGAGGGATCCCTCCTTGCTGCTGCATAAGCTGCTCCTAGGGACCAGTGGAGAGGGCAAGGCGGAGGGGGAAAGCTCCCCGCCCCTGGCGCTGCCCACCCCGAGCCAGGAACTGCTCCGGGCCACCCAGCTCCATCAATATGTGGAGGGCTTTCTGTTGCACGGGCTCTTGCCAGCTCATGTCATTCGGTTGCTGCTTAAGCCTCATGTCCAGGCCCAGCAGGACTTGCAGCTGTTGCTGGAGCTGCTGGAGAAGATGGGACTCTGTTACTGCCTCAATAAACCCAAGGGCAAGCCTTTGAATGGGTCCACAGCTTGGTACAAGTTCCCATGCTATGTGCAGAACGAGGTGCCCCATGCAGAAGCCTGGATTAATGGGACCAACCTAGCTGGGCAGTCTTTTGTGGCTGAGCAGTTGCAGATTGAATATAGCTTTCCTTTtacctttccacctgggttgttTGCACGGTACAGTGTCCAGATCAACAGCCACGTGGTGCACAGGTCGGATGGTAAATTTCAGATCTTTGCCTATAGAGGGAAAGTTCCTGTGGTGGTGAGTTACAGACCTGCCAAGGGAGTCCTGCAGCCAG of Macaca fascicularis isolate 582-1 chromosome 8, T2T-MFA8v1.1 contains these proteins:
- the MFHAS1 gene encoding malignant fibrous histiocytoma-amplified sequence 1 isoform X3, whose product is MAGMDSGNLKTARLWRDAALRARKLRSNLRQLTLSAAGACPGAGADALESPASPQLVLPANLGDIEALNLGNNGLEEVPEGLGSALGSLRVLVLRRNRFARLPPAVAELGHHLTELDVSHNRLTALGAEVVSALRELRKLNLSHNQLPALPAQLGALAQLEELDVSFNRLTHLPDSLSCLSRLRTLDVDHNQLTAFPRQLLQLVALEELDVSSNRLRGLPEDISALCALKILWLSGAELGTLPAGFCELASLESLMLDNNGLQALPAQFSRLQRLKMLNLSSNLLEEFPAALLPLAGLEELYLSRNQLTSVPSLISGLDRLLTLWLDNNRIRYLPDSIVELTGLEELVLQGNQIAVLPDNFGQLSRVGLWKIKDNPLIQPPYEVCMKGIPYIAAYQKELAHSQPAVQPRLKLLLMGHKAAGKTLLRHCLTEERVEGCPGGGDKEKCYPPSPPPVSKGIEVTSWTADASRGLRFIVYDLAGDESYEVIQPFFLSPGALYVLVVNLATYEPRRFSTTVGSFLHRVGARVPHAVVCIVGTHADLCGERELEEKCLDIHRQIALQEKHDAEGLSRLAQVVDEALAWDFELRSASPHAAYYGVSDKNLRRRKAHFQYLLNHRLQILSPVLPVSCRDPRHLQRLRDKLLSVAEHREIFPNLHRVLPRSWQVLEELHFQPPQAQRLWLSWWDSARLGLQAGLTEDRLQSALSYLHESGKLLYFEDSPALKEHVFHNLTRLIDILNVFFQRDPSLLLHKLLLGTSGEGKAEGESSPPLALPTPSQELLRATQLHQYVEGFLLHGLLPAHVIRLLLKPHVQAQQDLQLLLELLEKMGLCYCLNKPKGKPLNGSTAWYKFPCYVQNEVPHAEAWINGTNLAGQSFVAEQLQIEYSFPFTFPPGLFARYSVQINSHVVHRSDGKFQIFAYRGKVPVVVSYRPAKGVLQPDTLSIASHASLPNIWTAWQAITPLVEELNVLLQEWPGLHYTVHILCSKCLKRGSPNPHAFPESHSVAQAGVQWHNLSLLKPLPPGFQ
- the MFHAS1 gene encoding malignant fibrous histiocytoma-amplified sequence 1 isoform X1 encodes the protein MAGMDSGNLKTARLWRDAALRARKLRSNLRQLTLSAAGACPGAGADALESPASPQLVLPANLGDIEALNLGNNGLEEVPEGLGSALGSLRVLVLRRNRFARLPPAVAELGHHLTELDVSHNRLTALGAEVVSALRELRKLNLSHNQLPALPAQLGALAQLEELDVSFNRLTHLPDSLSCLSRLRTLDVDHNQLTAFPRQLLQLVALEELDVSSNRLRGLPEDISALCALKILWLSGAELGTLPAGFCELASLESLMLDNNGLQALPAQFSRLQRLKMLNLSSNLLEEFPAALLPLAGLEELYLSRNQLTSVPSLISGLDRLLTLWLDNNRIRYLPDSIVELTGLEELVLQGNQIAVLPDNFGQLSRVGLWKIKDNPLIQPPYEVCMKGIPYIAAYQKELAHSQPAVQPRLKLLLMGHKAAGKTLLRHCLTEERVEGCPGGGDKEKCYPPSPPPVSKGIEVTSWTADASRGLRFIVYDLAGDESYEVIQPFFLSPGALYVLVVNLATYEPRRFSTTVGSFLHRVGARVPHAVVCIVGTHADLCGERELEEKCLDIHRQIALQEKHDAEGLSRLAQVVDEALAWDFELRSASPHAAYYGVSDKNLRRRKAHFQYLLNHRLQILSPVLPVSCRDPRHLQRLRDKLLSVAEHREIFPNLHRVLPRSWQVLEELHFQPPQAQRLWLSWWDSARLGLQAGLTEDRLQSALSYLHESGKLLYFEDSPALKEHVFHNLTRLIDILNVFFQRDPSLLLHKLLLGTSGEGKAEGESSPPLALPTPSQELLRATQLHQYVEGFLLHGLLPAHVIRLLLKPHVQAQQDLQLLLELLEKMGLCYCLNKPKGKPLNGSTAWYKFPCYVQNEVPHAEAWINGTNLAGQSFVAEQLQIEYSFPFTFPPGLFARYSVQINSHVVHRSDGKFQIFAYRGKVPVVVSYRPAKGVLQPDTLSIASHASLPNIWTAWQAITPLVEELNVLLQEWPGLHYTVHILCSKCLKRGSPNPHAFPGELLSQPRPEGVAEIICPKNGSERVNVALVYPPTPTVISPCSKKNVGEKHRNQ
- the MFHAS1 gene encoding malignant fibrous histiocytoma-amplified sequence 1 isoform X2, which produces MAGMDSGNLKTARLWRDAALRARKLRSNLRQLTLSAAGACPGAGADALESPASPQLVLPANLGDIEALNLGNNGLEEVPEGLGSALGSLRVLVLRRNRFARLPPAVAELGHHLTELDVSHNRLTALGAEVVSALRELRKLNLSHNQLPALPAQLGALAQLEELDVSFNRLTHLPDSLSCLSRLRTLDVDHNQLTAFPRQLLQLVALEELDVSSNRLRGLPEDISALCALKILWLSGAELGTLPAGFCELASLESLMLDNNGLQALPAQFSRLQRLKMLNLSSNLLEEFPAALLPLAGLEELYLSRNQLTSVPSLISGLDRLLTLWLDNNRIRYLPDSIVELTGLEELVLQGNQIAVLPDNFGQLSRVGLWKIKDNPLIQPPYEVCMKGIPYIAAYQKELAHSQPAVQPRLKLLLMGHKAAGKTLLRHCLTEERVEGCPGGGDKEKCYPPSPPPVSKGIEVTSWTADASRGLRFIVYDLAGDESYEVIQPFFLSPGALYVLVVNLATYEPRRFSTTVGSFLHRVGARVPHAVVCIVGTHADLCGERELEEKCLDIHRQIALQEKHDAEGLSRLAQVVDEALAWDFELRSASPHAAYYGVSDKNLRRRKAHFQYLLNHRLQILSPVLPVSCRDPRHLQRLRDKLLSVAEHREIFPNLHRVLPRSWQVLEELHFQPPQAQRLWLSWWDSARLGLQAGLTEDRLQSALSYLHESGKLLYFEDSPALKEHVFHNLTRLIDILNVFFQRDPSLLLHKLLLGTSGEGKAEGESSPPLALPTPSQELLRATQLHQYVEGFLLHGLLPAHVIRLLLKPHVQAQQDLQLLLELLEKMGLCYCLNKPKGKPLNGSTAWYKFPCYVQNEVPHAEAWINGTNLAGQSFVAEQLQIEYSFPFTFPPGLFARYSVQINSHVVHRSDGKFQIFAYRGKVPVVVSYRPAKGVLQPDTLSIASHASLPNIWTAWQAITPLVEELNVLLQEWPGLHYTVHILCSKCLKRGSPNPHAFPGRTLVKSTETSDVCGCGISMEKREHLNTWTIFCTWQTLCTPPSVFCELE